TCCCCCGGAGCCGGGATGAGGCGTTGCGGCGTTTCCAGCGGGAGGCGAAGGCCGCGGCGCGCCTGGACCACCCGAACACGACCACCGTCTTCGACGCGTCGATCACGGACGGTACATGCTGTCTGGTGATGGAACTGATCGAGGGCACCACCCTTGAGTTCCTCTTCGACCAACAGGACGACGCACGGTTCGACGTCCCCACGGCCGCTGCTGTCGCAGCCCAACTGTGCGCCGGACTGTCCGCCGCCCACGCAGCCGGTCTCGTCCACCGTGACCTCAAGACCCAGAACGTCATGATCCGCAGGGACGGCGTCGTGAAGATCCTGGACTTCGGACTGGTCAAGGTCCTGAGCGACGCCGACCCGCGTCTGACCATGACCGGTGAGAGCATCGGCAATATCGTGTGCGCCTCGCCCGAGCTGCTCTCCGGGCAAAGCCGGCTCGACGGGCGGAGTGACCTCTACGCGGTGGGCTGTCTGCTGCACCACATGCTCACCGGCGAGACCCCCTTCGTCACCGGCCAGCCGGCGCTGCTGGTCACGCATCACCTGACCTCTCCGCCGCCCGTGATGGCGGACTCGGGTCTCGACGCTCCGAGGGGCCTGCAAGAACTGGTCACCGCACTGCTGGCCAAGCGTCCGGACGACCGCCCCTCCTCCGCGGCCGAGGTGTACGCGGCCCTGGCCCCCTACCTGCCCGCTCCCTGCCCCGAGCTGGCCACCCGGCCCGGGCTCCCCGAGGACCCCCGTCGTCCCTTCCTGGTCCCGCAAGGGCCGAGCCTCGTGTGAGCAGTGAGAAAATGACCGTGCCGACCGGGGTGCGGGACCTCGACCGGGTCGCAGGGGAGCGAAGGGCGCCGCGGGCGCCGGGACTGGGGACGGGCGCGATGGGGCGAAGCCTTGGACAGTACGAACTCACGCGAGAGCTGGGCCGGGGCGGCATGGGCGTCGTCTGGGCGGCGTACGACCGGGAGCGTCACCGCGACGTCGCGGTGAAGCTCGTCGCGCCCCGCGCGGGCGGTGCGGAGTTCACGTCACTGGAGCGTCGCTTCCTTCGCGAGGCACGCCTCACCAGCCGCCTGAACCACCCCGGCATCCCCGCCGTCCACGACCACGGCAGCTACGAAGGCGAGCTCTACCTCGTCATGGACCTCATCCCCGGACGCGCCCTCGACGCCGTCCTCAAGAGCGAGGGCCCACTGCGCGTCGAGCACGCGGCGGACGTCGCCGGGCGTACGGCAGAGGTGCTCGCCTACGCCCACGCCCAGAACGTCGTACACCGTGACCTCAAGCCGTCCAACCTGATGATCACCCCGGACGACGACATCAAGGTTCTCGACTTCGGCGTCGCGGCCGCTCTGGATCCGCAACCCGGCGAGACCCGTTTCACCGCGGCGAACGCCACCCCCGGCACCGTGGTGTACATGGCCCCCGAGCAGGCCGTGGGCCAGACCGTGCCCGCCAGCGATCTGTACTCCCTGGGCTGCGTCCTCTATGAACTGCTGACCG
The genomic region above belongs to Streptomyces coeruleorubidus and contains:
- a CDS encoding serine/threonine-protein kinase: MQRFTPGTVLLDRYQLTSVLGRGLMGQVWQGRDLRLERPVAVKTVAADLLAVPRSRDEALRRFQREAKAAARLDHPNTTTVFDASITDGTCCLVMELIEGTTLEFLFDQQDDARFDVPTAAAVAAQLCAGLSAAHAAGLVHRDLKTQNVMIRRDGVVKILDFGLVKVLSDADPRLTMTGESIGNIVCASPELLSGQSRLDGRSDLYAVGCLLHHMLTGETPFVTGQPALLVTHHLTSPPPVMADSGLDAPRGLQELVTALLAKRPDDRPSSAAEVYAALAPYLPAPCPELATRPGLPEDPRRPFLVPQGPSLV
- a CDS encoding serine/threonine-protein kinase; this translates as MSSEKMTVPTGVRDLDRVAGERRAPRAPGLGTGAMGRSLGQYELTRELGRGGMGVVWAAYDRERHRDVAVKLVAPRAGGAEFTSLERRFLREARLTSRLNHPGIPAVHDHGSYEGELYLVMDLIPGRALDAVLKSEGPLRVEHAADVAGRTAEVLAYAHAQNVVHRDLKPSNLMITPDDDIKVLDFGVAAALDPQPGETRFTAANATPGTVVYMAPEQAVGQTVPASDLYSLGCVLYELLTGDPPFTSGSPFMLYHQHAHEPVPALDERRSGIPSGLRELVEALLEKKPENRPASAAEVATRAAAWAPAPARPSVPRIPHPRLAEIDRLRQSGQPARALREYGDLLAGADLGRADLLAARAGHALCVGVLGRTREALDELKSVLAEQRSLLGPDDAGVLGTRYEIAVLLARAGERHAATELLKRLADDEDRILPDTDPRHGRARALLDRLRRIA